The Anaerotignum propionicum DSM 1682 sequence ACATTGAAACTACACTTAGGACTTATTCTCACCTGTACCCGAACAAACAAAGGGATTTAGCTGAAAAACTTCAAAACTTATATAATTTACATGAATAGTACGTTTTTAGTACGAATTGATAAAAAAGAGCCTTGGAAATGCCGTAAAAACAGCACTCCAAGGCGTTTTGTTTGTTATTCCCACTCGCTAAGTTTTATGTAATTTACGATACTTTTGTATCTACATACTGTCAATTTGCTTGCTTTATTTCTCTATTATACCCTGTATTTTTGAGAAGTCAAATTATTAGTATCACAGTAGTAGCATTAAATTGTTTATAAATTTAACGTGATATTAGTAAGTACCTCTGTCATCTATCGCATTTTCTATCAATTCTTCTATTTTGCTTTCGATATCATCATAGACATATTTGCTTGATTTATATGGTGATTCATAGCATGTTATAAAATTTGATAATCGCTTGCCATCCTTATTTAACAAACTATAAAAAGGGTTACTTCCTTGATCAGTCTGGTTACCTTGACTATCTTTCAGCCCATGTACATAGACTCCAACTATTCCTTTACCCAACTCGTAAGCTTTTTCAATTTCATATTTAACCCATTTACGAGATGAAGTTGTTTTACCCACTAAAACTACCAAGCATGAGCGCAGAGCTATTTGCTCATCTATCCACTCTTTTATTTTACTATCTGTTTTTTCCTTAACTTCTTCCCAATCGTTATCAGAAAAAGTTGACGAATTAGATACTTTTCCCATATTTCTAATTTGTGATGCTCTCCATACATCTTTGTTATACTCAAAACTAAAAAACACCTGTCGTTTTGCCATAAATAATACACTCCTTTTCTTTTCAAATTAAATGTATGCCGTTATTAAAATCATTACTTACCCTTTTTTTGAGCAGCATTTTCTACCCATTTTCCTAAATTATTATATCCATCATTATTTAGATAATTAAAAATACCATCACAAATTTCATCGAAATATACAGGTTTTCCATCGTTATATGTTCCCACCATTTGATGTACATCAGCTTTTTTGGAAATACTCATAGTTCGAGCATCTCGAATATTATTAATGTGAATGCCGATAATAGCGTTTCCTCGATTAATGCTCTGACATATTTCATATTTTACAAATGGTCTGCTTAAAGTTTTCTCACCAAGTAATACCACAGTTACACTTGTTCCTTCTAACTGTTTATCTATCCACCTATTTACTGCAGTATCGCCTTGTCGCTTTATTTTCTCGAACTCTGCTTTATCAATTACTTCCGATGCGAGCTGCCCACCTTGCGTTACCCATCGATTTCTTACAGTCATAACCCTCATTATATCATTATCATAATGAAAACTATAAAACACTTTTCTCGCCATAAAATATCTCCTCACATCTTTTCTTTCAATAATTTAATAAAATGCAAAACATCTTGAATATTTTCTAGGGTTGATTTCTTTAAATTAAACTGCTGAAAAACTGTTTTTAGTTTATCATCGTTTGGATAGTACTTTTCAAAATTATCATTTATTTCATTCCACAATTCTAAAGCTTTATAACCTGTGTATCCTAAAGGCAACAAAGAATGACCTTTATTTTTAGCTATTAGAAACTCATTTTGGATACCGTCCGCTAATTTAATTTCCCCGTCAACTAATTTGTTTCCAAATAAGAATATTGAAACTCCAGCTCGACTAATCATATCTTCCCTATATGCCTGCCATAATAGTTTATAGTCTTCACCTTGAGGAAATGGTCTGAGCAATAATCGATCTTCTTTAATTGTTCCACCTTTCATATATATTTCTTCTAATGCCCCAGAGATAACAGCACTTCCAATACCTACCCCAAAGCCTGACACAACATTGAAGTCGGATTTTATAAGACTATTGCTCAACTTTGATATAAATTCTTTCGCTTCTTTTTCCTCAAAATCACCATACTCATGTGCGCTTCCTGATATAAAAATATTGTTTACTATTAGCTTTTTTTCAATAGTTGATAATATTTTTGTAATATCATCATATTCATCAACTAAAATAGTTTTAATATTATATCGCTTTAAATCTTCTACAAAAAAGGTTTGCTTTCTCTTTACATATTCAAATTCAGCATTATCAGTAAAATCATTTGCAGATATTTTTCTCATGATAGAATAGTGTTGTCTTTGGTTTTCTTGTGAATAATCAATTTTAACTCTACTCAAAATATAATCAATATTTGGGTCAGTGAAGCTAAAGCCAACAAATAAAAATGTTTTAGATATAAGCATACCGCTTAATGTAGTTATATACTGTGAATGCTTCCTATAATAATTCTCATAGTCGTCTTTTATTAGTATAACATCATCTGGATGACTTTTATCACCATGCATTTTGTAAACAACAGCATCTCTACGAGGCATTGTTATTGATAAATGCTTATTAGTATATTTTACATCTACTACTCTATGTGTTTCTTTTAATGCATCTTCTAATAATGAATCGTAATTAGTGGTCCAAAATGTACTGATTGGCAAACGCGCAAGGATTTTATGATTCTCACTTATTTCTGCATCTTTCGTAAATTCTTCAAAAATAATATCATTCAAGGTGCTCCTGTTCCCATTCCTATTTACATAATACTGTGCCAATGTTACTAAATCATACTCTTTTATTATGTCTAAATCCAGTTCATCCGCTACTCCTTTGAGCAAGTTTTTCCAGTCTACAAAACCACCGCTCTTGGAAAAACCCGCTCCGGCAAAAATCGCAACATTATCATCTTTCATTTCTTTGACAAATTTGTTGATAAAGCTATCTATTTCTTTTTTACTCATAAATTTCCTACCTTTCTATGATTCTAAAAAAATAAATTCATCTGCTATACAAGAGTGAAAATCAACTACATCACCATCACGCTTGACCACCATATAACCACCATTAACAATTGAAAATACATCAGATATGAGTCAGTATTATAATTCCTGCACTTAATGCTGCCAAAGGAAAATAGAACCAAAGTTCTGTTGGCGAAAACAGGACGCATAAATACTGATTGTTCTTTTCGTTAAATTCTTCTTTGGTGGCCTTCATCGAGAAGTCAATTTTATTGCTCTCTAAATTTCGCACTTTATTATACAAACTTCTGAAGAGTCGTTCTTGGAACAGGTAGTATGAATCCATTCCCCAAAAGATAATTATCGGTACGTAAGCAATAAGAAAATAACTCTTGTCCGCTTCTTTGCTAGCTAAAGCAAAAATACCTGCTACGAGAGTGACTGCCCATCCTTTTAACATAAATGAATTATTAGCCATCCTATTAATAATACCCTGAATCATTTCAAGATAACGTATTTTTCCTCCAATTTCACTCATCCTTTTTATTATTTAGAATTAAACCATTCACTCAATGGTGTTATGTAATTTCCTGTTTCCTTAAATTCTCCAATATAGTATCCTTTAGATATAGATGTCCCATTTGTATAGCGTTCTGTTCCATCGAAATAACATATATATGGATAAATTCGCATATACTCATTTCCTTTGTATGAGCTATCATATGTTCCTTGAGGCTTCATTGGAAATAAAGCAATATGATTTTTGTATTTTTTCGCATCCCCAAATCCTAATTCCCAATTACACCACTTAGATTCTATGGCTCCATTTGTTGCAAGCAAAATAAATTTATCACATTTTTCAATTCTAGATTTTATATTGTTTGCAGTAACTTCGGAAGTAATAGCTGGCATAGAGGAATCTCGGCTATCAATATATACTTTTACATTATAGTGTTTTTCTAGAAAACCTAATACACCTTGCAAATCACCAAGATCATCATGCTTGTGTGAGATAAAAACTGTGGTCTGTGCAGAAAATCTTACAACTTCATTCATTGCATGTTGTAAACTACGCTCTTGGTATGCGTTAAATGTTCCTTGTTCAAATATAGTTTTCATAATTATCCCCCTTAAATATAGTTTCTAATTTAACAACTTCAAATACTTCTGTAACCTCTCATTCACATACCCTGCAACCATTTCCACCATTGGTATCTCATTCTGATTACGATAATAATCATCAAAAGCCTGATAGTATTTACGTCTATCTGAGAACTTCACGTCAATAGCAGGGTAGCCATGCTGCATCAGCTCAAAGTTAATGAGAAGTCTGCCAGTACGTCCGTTGCCATCAATAAAAGGGTGGATACCCTCGAAGTCAAGGTGGAATAGTGCAACAGCTTCTACAAGGTGCATTTTCTCTTTCCTCTGACTGTGATTAACTATTAAATCATTCATCATAGGCTCAACCATATAGGGCTGTGGTGGTTCGTGAAAAGCACCCATGATGCGTACTGGGATACGCCTATAAGTCCCTCTATCTTCAGGTCTATCTATCAAAACTAAGGAATGGATATTTTTAATTACATATTCTGAAAACTCTACCTTGTCACTGACAAGGCTTTCTACATATTGAAATGCATCTCGATGTCCGATAATCTCTAAATGCTCTTTTAACGGCTTTTGGTCAATGGTGACACCCTCTAAAACCATGGCTGTTTCTTGCAAAGTGAGAGTGTTACCCTCAATAGCATTAGAGTTATAAGTGAACTCAATTAAAAATTCATGTCGCAAACGCTCAACTTCTCCTTTTGTTAAAGGACGCATACTAGAGAGCTTTTCAAGATTTTCATCTATATTTTTCAGTAGCTTTTTCAGTGCTGTGCGACTTCTACCTTTGCTACGAGCATCTTCAGGCTTTTTAGCATCGGTTGGTATCATATAAAGATTGCCCTTACGGATGACACCTTCTATACGATTTTCTTGACAGAGTATTCGTACTCTGCGAGCAGATAGTTCCCATTTTTCCGCTGCTTCCGATACTTTCATGTAATCCATATTGTTCACCTCGTGGAAATATTTGTATAGGAATAGTATAACACAATATTAGGAATAAATACAGGACTGAATGAGAAGTATATTTCTTGTGATTTATTGTTTTGTTCCTATTTTAAAATAGAACTCCCCACAAAATGCAGGGAGTTGTACTATTGATAGATTATCATTCAATATCACGAATGACACTTTGCTGTGGAACTACAAAAGTATCTAATACAAACCTTGCACCTAATCGAAATCCTTCTATAAACTTCTCACGACCCTCAAAGAGATTGATTTCACTCTGGGCATTCATCATCTGAGAAAGTAAGTGTTGTTCCTGCTCGGAATTGGGTAGTGCCTGTAAAAACTCTGTGATCTTTTCTTCATTCTCGCTAACGATTGCAACAAACTTTGTATAGTGAGAAGAACGAGAAAAGCACTTTTCATTGGTGTGAATATTGCCATGATACAGTTCTTCAATAATGTTCATTCTAACACCCCCAAGTTCTTTAAAATAATCACACAGTCCTTCATGCCTTGTGCGTACATACGGTCTGCGTTAGCTTCTTCCATCGAGCCAAACTCATAGATGATTTCTTCAATCATGGTCTTTTGACTGGTACTCAATTCGTTTTCCATCAATTCATTTAAGTACAGTTTTCTTTGGTGCAAATACTCATGTTCTTTTGTTTGTTGAAATGCATCAAAATTCGCTCGAATCAAGGTCTCTAAAATCTCATTCCATACTTTGGTTTTATCCATAAAAATACTTCCTTTCCTTGTTTGTAACAACCAACTTGAAAGAAAGTGCAACATAGTGTATAATATTTATGTCGTAACTGTCTTTTAGATAGTTGCTGCACTGGGAAGTGACGTGTATCTTTGATCGGAGAGCGTCACTTTTTTTATTTGTTTTTAAGGTCATTTTCTAACTTCATAACTCCACGTCTAACAGCTTCGGCAGCAGACACTGCTTCTTGCTCCATATATTCATCAAGAATATTCTTTGAAGTGTCGTCTAATTTGACTGTTACTTTGTGACTTTTTGGGTTGTCAGTTTTAGGACCTCTCTTACCTTTTTCCAGAATAGCACCCCCTCTAAGAAATAGGTCTGCCTTAATTATAGAATAGGGCAGACCTATTTGTCAATGAGTTAGATATAAATATTTTTTTTCATTATAAGTTCTTCAGCCATCATTTTGTAGTTATTCATTCTAGCAACCCAAGCCGTTTGATTGGTAGCTTTAAATTTCTCATCACATCCATTGAGTTTTGCCCAGTGAGCAACCATTTTATCAATCTGTGTTTGTGCTTGCTCGTTGATTTCAAGTAGATGCTTGTTGAGTTTCCCTGATAGATACAAACTCATATACAAGCTGTTTCTATGCTCTCTCAGATAGGCTTCACAAAGTAACCCATATTTGCCTACCCACACATCTTCTTCCTGTGGCAGAGCTAAATCGGGGTAATACATACTATCTTCAGCTAGGGTATAGTGTAATCCGTTTTTGTCGTCATAAATATGCTTTTCCATTATTTTACCTCTCATAATCTCTCTTTTTAGTTATTGAAGGTACTGGCTTTTGCTGATACTCTTGAATTAAAGCATCAACTTTGCTTTTACCTAACACTTTTTCAAGTTTCATATAGCTTTCCGCTTTTAGAGCATTTGTGTCATGTAAATTTGGTACCCGATTTGCTTTATCATACCAATAGTTTTTCTCTTTTAATAAAGTGTTATATTTCTGATTTAGATTGACTATTCTGACCACTAAGCCTTTAATGACTTCCTTTAGGGAATTTACCAGGGGCTGGGCCTTTTTTTCTTTATACGATTTTGCAGTAGCAAATCCTGTCACTTCAGGGAGCTGCCACTCTGTTTCTTCATAATAAGCATGAATATTCGTCTGAATATCTTTGTGTTGTTTCATAAGATTATATAACTTAGCTTCAATATGCTTTGCTTTATCTGATTTTTCCTCAATGACAGCATCCATTTTTGTAGATTTATCTTCCAAAGTATCAATCTTTTCTTCTAGCTGCATTATTTCTTCAGCACGCTTTTCTTTTTTGTAATCAAGAACAGATAAATGTTCTTTATTGGAGCCTATTTTCTCCCACTCGATATCATGTTCAAGCATAATTTCAGCTAGTTTTTCTTTCTCGGAATCTTGCCATTGGGTAAGCTCAGTACTACCACGAGTACCACCCTTAAAACCTAACTTCTCCAATGCACCTTTCAGGGTGTTTTTCGTATCTAAACCACGTTTGTTACCATCTGTATATGGCACAAAATCAATATGTAAATGTGGAGTGGCTTCATCCATATGAAGGTGAGCAGAAAATACATATAGGGTAGGGTTTCTTTGTTGAAAGTCAGCCATGTATTTATGGAGGATTTCTTCAGCGATTTTTCCGTTTTCATCAGTAGCACTCATATCTTCAAAGTTACCCACTTGTACAACGATTTCATAGAATAACTTCTCTTGTTTTGAAGTGCGTATTTTCTCATAATAATCTGGGATTTTTCTATCATTGCGTTTCTGTTTGGCATTGTAATTTTCAAGGGCAGTATCAAATAATTTGTGATACACTTCTTTTATATCTTCCTTAATAAAACAGGTGTTTAAATGGATACGAGTAGGGTCAATATTCTCAGCTTTAAAATCTCTAGAATTATGCCCAATAGAGCCTTTGCCTTTTGCAATACTGATTGTTCGCTTCAAATGCAAATTCCTCCTTCTTAACTATTAATACAGGAGCGTGCCACGCTCCTGTATACTGCTGATAAAGAGAAAATCACCACCGCCAATCTTTATGGTATCCCTTCAAATCTAGGTATTCAATTCTTGCTTTTTCCTGTTCTTCTTTTGTGGGTGCAGTCTTATATTTTGTGTATGTATTTCTGGCAACGATGGCTTCGATTTTTTTATTAAGCTCAGTTTCAATTTCTTCCTGCCAAATTTCGTCACCGCCTAAATGGAATTTCACAAGCATTAGAAACAGGTCATAACTTATCTGTACGTTTTTCAATCTCTCAATCCATCCTTTTACAGTTTTAACTAACTAGAGCGTCAGCTCCTTTTGTGACTTTTGTCAAAAGTAACGCAATAGCACTTTCGACACTTCGTATCAAAAGTGCCTGCGCTCTCCGAGGGGCAACGTGCCGTTGCATTGGCATATTGCTACGCAATAAGGAACATTGCAAGGTTGCAACACTCTAGAAACCTGCAACCTTGCAACCTACCTTTAAGAGTCGCTTTTAATAAGTTCCCAGTACCATTTGTTTCCGATTTTCAAGGACTTGATATACATATTTTTCTTGACTTCATCAAGTATACGTTTAGAAATTCTATGTTCTTTTGCAATTGACATAATTTCACTTTGAGGTCGTTTACCATCGGCTAAAAGTTCATTTAAAAGTTGTTCGGCTAGCTGTGATTTATTATCTTTTTGAATACCATTTAGCAGGTCATCTGCTGTAATGTCGTATTTACCTAGAAAGCGAAAACCAGTCTCTTTACTTAATTCAAAAGCAA is a genomic window containing:
- a CDS encoding TIR domain-containing protein, coding for MAKRQVFFSFEYNKDVWRASQIRNMGKVSNSSTFSDNDWEEVKEKTDSKIKEWIDEQIALRSCLVVLVGKTTSSRKWVKYEIEKAYELGKGIVGVYVHGLKDSQGNQTDQGSNPFYSLLNKDGKRLSNFITCYESPYKSSKYVYDDIESKIEELIENAIDDRGTY
- a CDS encoding SIR2 family protein, whose translation is MSKKEIDSFINKFVKEMKDDNVAIFAGAGFSKSGGFVDWKNLLKGVADELDLDIIKEYDLVTLAQYYVNRNGNRSTLNDIIFEEFTKDAEISENHKILARLPISTFWTTNYDSLLEDALKETHRVVDVKYTNKHLSITMPRRDAVVYKMHGDKSHPDDVILIKDDYENYYRKHSQYITTLSGMLISKTFLFVGFSFTDPNIDYILSRVKIDYSQENQRQHYSIMRKISANDFTDNAEFEYVKRKQTFFVEDLKRYNIKTILVDEYDDITKILSTIEKKLIVNNIFISGSAHEYGDFEEKEAKEFISKLSNSLIKSDFNVVSGFGVGIGSAVISGALEEIYMKGGTIKEDRLLLRPFPQGEDYKLLWQAYREDMISRAGVSIFLFGNKLVDGEIKLADGIQNEFLIAKNKGHSLLPLGYTGYKALELWNEINDNFEKYYPNDDKLKTVFQQFNLKKSTLENIQDVLHFIKLLKEKM
- a CDS encoding complexin-2, yielding MKNVQISYDLFLMLVKFHLGGDEIWQEEIETELNKKIEAIVARNTYTKYKTAPTKEEQEKARIEYLDLKGYHKDWRW
- a CDS encoding DUF6809 family protein yields the protein MNIIEELYHGNIHTNEKCFSRSSHYTKFVAIVSENEEKITEFLQALPNSEQEQHLLSQMMNAQSEINLFEGREKFIEGFRLGARFVLDTFVVPQQSVIRDIE
- a CDS encoding toll/interleukin-1 receptor domain-containing protein; the protein is MKTIFEQGTFNAYQERSLQHAMNEVVRFSAQTTVFISHKHDDLGDLQGVLGFLEKHYNVKVYIDSRDSSMPAITSEVTANNIKSRIEKCDKFILLATNGAIESKWCNWELGFGDAKKYKNHIALFPMKPQGTYDSSYKGNEYMRIYPYICYFDGTERYTNGTSISKGYYIGEFKETGNYITPLSEWFNSK
- a CDS encoding TIR domain-containing protein — protein: MARKVFYSFHYDNDIMRVMTVRNRWVTQGGQLASEVIDKAEFEKIKRQGDTAVNRWIDKQLEGTSVTVVLLGEKTLSRPFVKYEICQSINRGNAIIGIHINNIRDARTMSISKKADVHQMVGTYNDGKPVYFDEICDGIFNYLNNDGYNNLGKWVENAAQKKGK
- a CDS encoding TnpV protein, whose product is MEKHIYDDKNGLHYTLAEDSMYYPDLALPQEEDVWVGKYGLLCEAYLREHRNSLYMSLYLSGKLNKHLLEINEQAQTQIDKMVAHWAKLNGCDEKFKATNQTAWVARMNNYKMMAEELIMKKNIYI
- a CDS encoding plasmid recombination protein — protein: MKRTISIAKGKGSIGHNSRDFKAENIDPTRIHLNTCFIKEDIKEVYHKLFDTALENYNAKQKRNDRKIPDYYEKIRTSKQEKLFYEIVVQVGNFEDMSATDENGKIAEEILHKYMADFQQRNPTLYVFSAHLHMDEATPHLHIDFVPYTDGNKRGLDTKNTLKGALEKLGFKGGTRGSTELTQWQDSEKEKLAEIMLEHDIEWEKIGSNKEHLSVLDYKKEKRAEEIMQLEEKIDTLEDKSTKMDAVIEEKSDKAKHIEAKLYNLMKQHKDIQTNIHAYYEETEWQLPEVTGFATAKSYKEKKAQPLVNSLKEVIKGLVVRIVNLNQKYNTLLKEKNYWYDKANRVPNLHDTNALKAESYMKLEKVLGKSKVDALIQEYQQKPVPSITKKRDYER
- a CDS encoding Fic family protein, which codes for MDYMKVSEAAEKWELSARRVRILCQENRIEGVIRKGNLYMIPTDAKKPEDARSKGRSRTALKKLLKNIDENLEKLSSMRPLTKGEVERLRHEFLIEFTYNSNAIEGNTLTLQETAMVLEGVTIDQKPLKEHLEIIGHRDAFQYVESLVSDKVEFSEYVIKNIHSLVLIDRPEDRGTYRRIPVRIMGAFHEPPQPYMVEPMMNDLIVNHSQRKEKMHLVEAVALFHLDFEGIHPFIDGNGRTGRLLINFELMQHGYPAIDVKFSDRRKYYQAFDDYYRNQNEIPMVEMVAGYVNERLQKYLKLLN